A window from Candidatus Cloacimonas sp. encodes these proteins:
- a CDS encoding metal ABC transporter permease codes for MFSFSFLIYAFLGALLSGISLAVFAPFVTLRRISYLGEALSHIAFAGIALAIITGLNLTVTTLFFVMLIALGITLLAKKHNIQESNTITIFLSLSMALGIILISISKNYSFDLSSYLFGNVLLVTKSEVISLVVLSVLNIAFVCFFYKELFYLTYNPVMAKVYRIKTDLVNLIFMLLLAANIVINVKSAGIILVTAQLILPAVIAFNFVHQLSKAIFISILVAIFSAFIGFYFSFQLNLPTGACIVVFEALLYFISLLCTEG; via the coding sequence ATGTTTAGCTTTTCGTTTCTGATTTACGCTTTTTTAGGGGCATTACTATCGGGAATTTCTTTGGCTGTGTTTGCTCCATTTGTCACTCTCCGGCGGATATCCTATTTGGGTGAAGCGCTTTCCCATATTGCTTTTGCCGGAATTGCTTTGGCTATTATAACCGGTTTGAATTTAACTGTAACAACCCTGTTTTTTGTGATGCTGATTGCTTTGGGAATTACTTTGCTGGCAAAGAAGCATAACATTCAGGAATCCAATACGATAACTATATTTCTGTCCTTAAGTATGGCGCTGGGTATAATCCTGATATCTATTTCTAAAAATTACAGTTTTGACCTCTCCAGCTACCTTTTCGGCAATGTGTTGCTGGTTACCAAAAGCGAAGTAATTTCCCTGGTTGTATTATCCGTTTTAAACATTGCCTTCGTCTGTTTTTTCTATAAGGAACTGTTCTATTTAACTTACAATCCTGTAATGGCAAAGGTCTATCGGATTAAAACAGACCTGGTAAACCTGATTTTTATGCTGCTTTTGGCTGCCAATATCGTTATCAATGTTAAAAGCGCGGGAATAATTCTGGTTACGGCTCAGCTGATTCTGCCTGCAGTGATTGCATTTAATTTTGTCCATCAGCTTTCTAAAGCTATATTTATTTCTATCCTGGTGGCTATATTTTCCGCTTTTATAGGATTTTATTTTAGTTTTCAGCTGAATTTACCTACCGGAGCTTGTATTGTTGTTTTTGAAGCGCTTCTCTATTTTATATCTTTATTATGCACGGAAGGTTGA
- a CDS encoding D-glucuronyl C5-epimerase family protein produces MKNLARHLLPLLIGLVFASIIWQVGETMLADFWNKTSLSIFGSSFVELPTMDKNGIPMQYYPSAGKVYNPELIASQASRFYKTRIEETRKNAFLLYSKWLEDNLDANGNIPDNYDYPKVGLKKPWYSAAGNSATMLALAERAGNLHNPETFIKAQKMLYNLQPEKGNFSFYEKDGGIWFQEFPTEPYSLYGMLKTLANLAEYQKLVEDSLSLKLFQQGTIALKAKLPQLAKENLLDDKYHYKNKRIEHIELVSLLEDVNAATQDSVFTPYIQTYKANNKQFVLFQFFSPFQPGRIIGFLFGWAILYLIAYLFLKPKKDREL; encoded by the coding sequence ATGAAGAATTTAGCCCGACATCTGTTACCTCTGTTAATTGGTCTTGTTTTTGCCTCAATAATTTGGCAGGTAGGAGAAACTATGCTTGCCGATTTTTGGAACAAAACCTCTTTAAGTATTTTTGGCAGCTCTTTTGTGGAGCTCCCGACAATGGATAAAAACGGCATTCCGATGCAATATTATCCTTCTGCAGGAAAGGTTTATAATCCTGAACTTATTGCCTCTCAGGCCTCCCGCTTCTATAAAACCCGCATTGAGGAAACCCGAAAAAATGCCTTTTTGCTTTATAGTAAATGGCTGGAAGATAATCTGGATGCAAACGGCAATATTCCTGATAATTATGATTATCCGAAAGTAGGATTAAAAAAACCCTGGTATAGTGCTGCAGGCAATAGTGCAACTATGCTTGCTTTGGCTGAAAGAGCTGGTAACCTGCATAATCCGGAAACCTTTATTAAAGCCCAAAAAATGCTCTATAACCTGCAACCTGAAAAAGGCAATTTCAGCTTTTACGAAAAAGACGGGGGTATCTGGTTTCAGGAATTTCCTACTGAACCCTATTCTCTTTACGGAATGCTGAAAACCCTGGCAAATCTTGCCGAATATCAAAAATTGGTAGAAGATAGCTTGTCGCTAAAACTTTTTCAACAAGGCACTATTGCCCTGAAGGCAAAGCTGCCGCAGCTGGCAAAGGAAAACTTGCTGGACGATAAATATCACTATAAAAACAAACGCATTGAACACATAGAACTTGTTTCGCTTCTGGAAGATGTGAATGCTGCCACGCAGGATTCTGTTTTCACTCCCTATATCCAAACCTATAAAGCTAATAACAAACAGTTTGTCCTGTTCCAGTTTTTCAGTCCTTTCCAGCCGGGAAGAATAATTGGTTTTCTCTTTGGCTGGGCAATTCTGTATCTAATTGCCTACCTCTTTTTAAAGCCCAAGAAAGATAGAGAATTATAG
- a CDS encoding T9SS type A sorting domain-containing protein has translation MKKTLVVLLVVLAMSSFLFATEYTIVDGTSNSYHVPVNGNSNYGWSRFIFTATEMSSAGITGSFTIYSIAFKVNNDVSDYTMDNQKVYFGYNYSSTLSSSTSYPNPGGSTSFTKVYDGSITFAGPGWMEIVLTTPFNFTWDGYVGLDIVWENRDGSKISSGYPKFYYASKSNMAVYKESGTGTTFPNTTGATSNNHPSFKIITPPTQAPNPAINPDPANLATDIAIDKYLKWSSGGGSPLSYKINFGTDNPPTNIALNQVVTTTKYTPANRFNYSTTYYWQVIPVNIIGEAQNCPIWSFTAVADPAIATFPYQESFDSAVPPNSDWLTRTGVLQDPISLNPSSLWEQDDWLNITGTDKAARLNIWGSINGWLISPLFNIPDDTYYLSFDLAVLKYNQTPTGTPPVYAPDDRIAVLIGDGYSWSTANIVREWNNTGSSYVYNDIRISGEKVVIPLAGHSGHCRFAFYVGSTISNADSDVMLNNMEVAAFTNCPSAALNPIPENNAQNVALNTKLYWDAGANAPVSYKLYLGQTLPGTPVECLSPHYTPSAFAYGTTYFWKVVPVNQIGDANECPVWNFTTTGTTVVDAGTVTINEVPVNPSVEISGLEGETEITAVASLASEGIGLPNAGLVIQLSSSGVNLTGKNIAITHSLGFIPAQIAYRILPSETYQIISNPGTWTAEIVSFILEAKANGDVDIVFPINAESTLPVELSYFNAIYATQGYVTISWVSQSETNHSGYNILRSEDRNYANAIKINPVLINEGIELGTQTSYKFTDSEFASNTVYYYWLESIALNGETQYFGPVSVTTGENGSEPETPEFPIVTKLYNAYPNPFNPNTVLSYSIPEPTTVTLEIYNSKGQRIRSFTNTHNSAGTFKTNWDGKDDTGKTVGSGVYIYLMKTDNFQQSKKMLMTK, from the coding sequence ATGAAAAAAACACTTGTAGTTCTGCTTGTTGTTTTAGCGATGAGCAGTTTTCTCTTTGCCACGGAATATACCATTGTAGATGGCACCTCTAATAGCTATCATGTTCCCGTTAACGGAAATTCAAATTATGGATGGAGCCGATTTATTTTTACAGCAACGGAGATGAGTAGTGCTGGAATAACCGGTTCATTTACTATTTATTCCATTGCTTTTAAAGTTAACAATGATGTTTCCGATTATACTATGGATAATCAGAAGGTCTATTTTGGTTACAATTATAGCAGTACCCTATCTAGTTCAACCAGTTATCCCAATCCCGGGGGCAGCACTTCATTTACTAAGGTCTATGATGGCAGTATAACTTTTGCCGGGCCAGGTTGGATGGAGATAGTTTTAACCACGCCTTTCAATTTTACCTGGGATGGTTATGTGGGCTTAGATATTGTTTGGGAAAACAGAGATGGCAGCAAAATCAGCAGTGGTTATCCCAAGTTTTATTATGCCTCTAAAAGCAATATGGCAGTTTACAAAGAGTCCGGAACCGGAACTACTTTTCCAAACACCACTGGAGCTACTTCCAACAATCATCCCAGCTTCAAAATTATCACTCCTCCAACGCAAGCACCCAATCCTGCTATAAATCCTGATCCAGCAAATCTTGCCACCGATATAGCAATTGACAAATATCTTAAATGGTCCAGCGGAGGTGGTTCACCTCTTAGTTATAAGATCAATTTCGGAACGGATAATCCCCCTACCAATATTGCCTTAAATCAAGTTGTTACTACTACCAAATACACACCGGCAAACAGATTCAATTACAGCACTACCTATTACTGGCAAGTGATACCTGTTAATATTATTGGTGAAGCGCAGAATTGTCCTATATGGAGTTTTACTGCAGTAGCCGATCCTGCTATTGCCACTTTTCCTTATCAGGAGAGTTTTGATAGTGCTGTTCCTCCCAATAGTGATTGGTTAACAAGAACCGGTGTTTTGCAAGACCCCATTTCTTTAAATCCCTCAAGTTTATGGGAACAGGATGACTGGCTGAATATTACCGGAACGGATAAAGCAGCCAGATTAAATATTTGGGGTTCAATTAACGGGTGGTTGATTTCTCCTCTTTTTAATATTCCGGATGATACCTATTATCTTTCTTTTGATTTGGCAGTGCTAAAATATAATCAAACCCCAACCGGAACGCCTCCAGTTTATGCTCCTGATGATAGAATTGCCGTTTTAATTGGTGATGGATATAGCTGGTCCACAGCCAATATTGTTCGGGAATGGAATAATACGGGTTCTTCTTATGTTTATAATGATATCAGAATCAGTGGAGAAAAAGTAGTTATTCCTTTAGCAGGACATAGTGGACATTGTAGATTTGCATTTTATGTTGGTTCAACAATATCTAATGCAGATAGTGATGTTATGCTAAATAATATGGAAGTTGCTGCTTTCACTAATTGTCCATCGGCAGCACTGAATCCTATTCCTGAAAATAATGCTCAAAATGTAGCTCTGAATACAAAACTGTATTGGGATGCGGGAGCTAATGCACCTGTTTCCTATAAATTATATTTGGGACAAACCCTTCCCGGAACACCTGTAGAATGTTTATCGCCACATTACACTCCATCAGCTTTTGCTTATGGAACAACATATTTCTGGAAGGTAGTTCCTGTAAACCAAATTGGGGATGCCAATGAATGTCCTGTATGGAATTTTACTACCACCGGAACAACCGTAGTTGATGCTGGAACTGTTACTATTAATGAAGTTCCTGTAAATCCCAGTGTAGAAATTTCCGGTTTGGAAGGTGAAACTGAAATAACTGCCGTTGCCAGTTTAGCTTCTGAAGGAATTGGTTTACCCAATGCCGGGTTAGTTATTCAGTTAAGCAGTTCAGGGGTTAATCTTACCGGTAAAAATATCGCGATTACTCATTCGCTTGGCTTTATTCCTGCGCAGATTGCCTATCGGATTTTACCAAGTGAAACATATCAGATAATTTCCAATCCGGGAACCTGGACAGCTGAAATAGTCAGCTTTATCTTGGAAGCCAAAGCCAATGGTGATGTGGATATTGTTTTTCCCATAAATGCAGAATCCACTTTGCCTGTAGAGCTTTCGTATTTTAATGCCATTTACGCTACCCAAGGTTATGTAACTATTAGCTGGGTAAGCCAATCGGAAACAAATCATAGCGGTTATAACATTTTGCGTAGCGAAGATAGAAATTATGCAAATGCTATTAAGATAAATCCAGTTTTAATAAACGAAGGAATTGAACTGGGAACGCAAACCAGCTATAAATTTACTGATTCTGAATTTGCTTCTAATACGGTATATTATTACTGGTTGGAAAGCATTGCGTTAAATGGTGAAACGCAATATTTTGGTCCTGTTTCCGTTACAACTGGAGAAAATGGTTCTGAACCCGAAACTCCTGAATTTCCAATCGTAACCAAATTGTATAATGCCTATCCCAATCCTTTTAATCCCAATACAGTTTTAAGCTACAGTATCCCGGAACCGACGACTGTAACTTTGGAAATATATAATTCCAAAGGACAAAGAATACGCTCGTTTACAAACACTCACAATTCAGCTGGAACTTTTAAAACGAACTGGGACGGCAAAGATGATACCGGTAAAACAGTTGGCAGTGGAGTTTACATTTACCTTATGAAAACTGATAATTTCCAGCAAAGCAAAAAGATGCTAATGACTAAATAG
- a CDS encoding ABC transporter ATP-binding protein, with product MIQIKDLQYKINGKIILEDIFLELAEGEFAAIIGPNGAGKSTLIKLILGLLELKEGSILIDGVEHYNWLKNNTIGYLPQYEEFDNAFPATALDIVLMGLAGQLPLGAHFNKNHKQKAMEALEQTGVAHLAKELMGKLSGGELQRVFLARAIVTESKYLILDEPEASLDRPSVESFFALLKELNSAGKTIITISHDLTTLSKYCSFLVCLNRRLHCHSQTELIDADVIHKTFGDSLRIIEKDY from the coding sequence ATGATTCAAATTAAAGACCTGCAATACAAAATAAACGGCAAGATAATTCTGGAAGATATTTTTCTGGAACTTGCTGAGGGTGAATTTGCCGCTATTATAGGTCCTAACGGAGCCGGAAAATCAACTTTGATAAAATTGATACTCGGCTTATTGGAACTGAAAGAAGGCAGCATTTTGATTGATGGAGTAGAGCACTATAACTGGCTGAAAAATAATACTATTGGTTATCTGCCCCAATATGAGGAATTTGATAATGCCTTTCCGGCAACCGCTTTGGATATTGTTTTAATGGGCTTGGCAGGTCAGCTTCCCTTAGGGGCTCATTTTAATAAAAATCATAAACAAAAAGCAATGGAAGCATTGGAACAAACAGGAGTTGCTCATCTGGCAAAAGAATTGATGGGAAAACTCTCCGGAGGGGAATTACAAAGAGTTTTTTTAGCCCGCGCCATTGTTACTGAAAGCAAATACTTAATTTTGGATGAACCGGAGGCAAGCTTAGACCGTCCTTCCGTGGAAAGTTTTTTTGCTCTGCTGAAAGAATTGAATAGCGCTGGCAAAACAATTATTACCATTTCTCACGATTTAACTACTCTCTCCAAATATTGCAGTTTTCTGGTTTGCTTAAATCGCCGGTTGCATTGTCATAGCCAAACTGAACTTATTGATGCAGATGTGATTCATAAGACCTTTGGTGATAGTTTGCGGATTATTGAAAAGGATTATTAA